A part of Corynebacterium lactis RW2-5 genomic DNA contains:
- a CDS encoding 3-isopropylmalate dehydrogenase, producing the protein MKIAVIPGDGIGTEVTAEALKVLKAAIGEFDTTEYDLGSRRYLRNGELLTDADLDSLREHDAILLGAIGDPENVPPGVLERGLLLKMRFALDHHVNLRPSKLFPGVESPLKNPGEIDFVVVREGTEGAYTGNGGAIRVGTPHEVANETSVNTRFGAERVVRYAFELAMTRRKKLTLVHKTNVLVHGGGMWQRTVDEVAKEYPEVEVDYSHIDAATIYLVTNPSRFDVIVTDNLFGDIITDEAGAVSGGIGLAASGNIDASGTNPSMFEPVHGSAPDIAGQGIADPTAAILSAAMMLRHLGREDDAKRIEAAVEKDMETRGNGPIRTAEIGDRIAAALK; encoded by the coding sequence CTGAAGATCGCCGTTATCCCCGGCGATGGTATTGGCACCGAAGTAACCGCTGAGGCGCTGAAGGTCCTCAAGGCAGCAATCGGTGAGTTCGACACCACCGAGTACGATCTTGGTTCACGCCGCTACCTGCGCAACGGTGAGCTGCTTACCGACGCCGACCTTGACTCCCTGCGTGAGCATGACGCCATCCTGCTTGGCGCAATCGGTGACCCGGAGAACGTACCACCCGGAGTTCTGGAGCGTGGTTTGCTGCTGAAAATGCGCTTCGCACTGGATCATCACGTTAACCTGCGCCCGTCTAAGCTCTTCCCGGGCGTGGAATCGCCGCTGAAGAACCCGGGCGAAATCGACTTCGTCGTGGTGCGTGAGGGCACTGAAGGTGCCTACACCGGCAATGGTGGCGCGATTCGCGTCGGCACGCCGCACGAGGTCGCCAACGAGACCTCGGTGAACACCCGCTTCGGTGCCGAGCGCGTGGTCCGCTACGCCTTCGAGTTGGCCATGACGCGTCGCAAGAAGCTGACCCTGGTGCACAAGACCAACGTGCTCGTTCATGGCGGTGGCATGTGGCAGCGCACGGTCGATGAGGTTGCGAAGGAGTACCCGGAGGTTGAGGTCGATTACTCGCATATCGACGCCGCCACCATCTACCTGGTCACTAACCCCTCGCGCTTCGACGTGATTGTCACGGACAACCTCTTCGGCGACATTATTACTGATGAGGCGGGCGCTGTTTCCGGTGGTATCGGCCTGGCCGCGTCCGGCAACATTGATGCCTCCGGTACCAACCCGTCCATGTTTGAGCCCGTCCACGGCTCGGCGCCGGACATTGCGGGACAGGGGATTGCGGACCCTACCGCCGCGATTCTGTCGGCCGCGATGATGCTGCGCCACCTGGGCCGCGAGGACGATGCCAAGCGCATCGAGGCCGCGGTCGAGAAGGACATGGAGACCCGTGGCAACGGCCCAATCAGGACTGCTGAGATCGGCGATCGGATTGCTGCTGCGCTGAAGTAA
- a CDS encoding DUF664 domain-containing protein, with protein MSEITDTPIADTSNPAWPLDSHILARMDKLAALVASLDDALANEKLPIPAINTPIVLLRHVGGSARYWLERVCLGRDYFRDRTGEFSASGSVAEELAIYREQRAAIARCLEELRSVDRSAPPACVPTDKERWWCASIEGVIVHVFHEAAQHLGHAEITRDALVAGAAGAADSARPAATSLLDAVIAELQESGHAADFIEGTKITTVDGLELSLDEVVKAGVRKVTSAQQQSDRRSQQS; from the coding sequence CCTGGCCCCTCGACTCGCACATCCTCGCCCGCATGGACAAGCTCGCCGCACTCGTCGCCTCGCTTGACGACGCCCTTGCGAACGAAAAACTACCGATCCCGGCGATTAATACTCCCATCGTCCTGCTTCGACACGTGGGCGGGTCGGCCCGGTATTGGCTCGAGCGCGTCTGCTTGGGCCGCGATTATTTCCGCGATCGGACTGGGGAGTTCTCGGCGTCGGGAAGCGTGGCCGAGGAGCTTGCGATATACCGCGAGCAACGCGCCGCGATTGCGCGGTGTCTAGAGGAGCTTCGTAGCGTCGACCGCTCCGCACCACCTGCGTGTGTCCCGACCGACAAAGAGCGCTGGTGGTGCGCCTCGATTGAGGGCGTAATCGTGCACGTCTTCCACGAGGCGGCACAGCATTTGGGGCATGCCGAGATTACGCGAGATGCGTTAGTGGCTGGGGCGGCTGGGGCTGCGGATTCTGCTAGGCCAGCCGCCACTTCCCTACTCGACGCTGTCATCGCCGAGCTACAGGAGTCCGGCCATGCTGCAGACTTTATTGAGGGCACAAAAATCACCACCGTCGACGGGCTCGAGTTAAGCCTCGACGAGGTGGTGAAAGCGGGGGTTCGGAAAGTTACTTCAGCGCAGCAGCAATCCGATCGCCGATCTCAGCAGTCCTGA